The Erigeron canadensis isolate Cc75 chromosome 1, C_canadensis_v1, whole genome shotgun sequence genome segment GTATAGTTTTTTTCCTGAATGACCTTTTAACAAATGGGAACTCTCAGGATAGAAGACAAAATCactattttctttttggtagaAAAAGTAGAAATAAACATTAATTCTTGGGACCTACcgtccttttttttaatataatttctcACTTTTGCAACACAAATCCATCGAAGCCAAGAAAGTCAAAGTGTCAAACTCCCAAGGCCGACTTTATCAACTACATCACCCCACACGTGTTCTTACTCTAAACTCAATTTAGTATTATTAAATTCTATGTCATTGTacatttgttttattagtttaGCTTTATACAACATTCTTTTCTAAAAATGGTACAATTAAAAACatccatatatattttgttcacaCTTAATTGTTGGTGTTATTTAAAATGATCGAAAATGCTGGcatcataattataatttagATATTGTGAACTCgatatataacaattaattaaatctcgataaataatatattattttgtttgtttaagcTTTAAAAGTCTATTCACTACTATGATCCCACCCCCCCACAAACCCACCCACAACTTTACTATTGCggctctctttctctctctctcacacataCACAAATTTCTTAAGTTACGCCTCCTCCTATATAAACCTTGTTATCTCTTTGTATTAAGCCAAAAACACAGCCGAATCTAGATATAACTTCTCTCTACATCTATATATCTCTCTCTCTGCTCGATCAATATATACGCACaccaaattaaaaacacaaacaaagttgGAATTGAAAAGAGGAGTAGTATTATCAAATGAATAACAACAATAGCAATTGTATGGAAATGAGTGGAAGCGAAGATGATGATCAGATGAACATGATGGAAGACCTTAGAAGAGGGCCATGGACGGTTGAAGAAGATTTCACTCTCATCAATTACATCGCTCATCATGGTGAAGGCCGATGGAATTCTCTTGCTCGTTGTGCCGGTACGAATTAATTGAAAGCTTTGTGATtttctcatatttatttatatttgaaagtttctttggtttgtttttctaaaatgaaaaaaagtgaaGTGAATTGACTGTTTCATAAAGTTTTTGGAAAAGGAATGATAACAATGAAGTGCTTATTAGGGTATCATGAACGTCTATATAACTTTACCAATactttatcttttttcttttatttggtaCATTTTTATTGAAAATGGTATTGTTGTTTGAACAGGACTCAAAAGGACCGGCAAAAGTTGCCGATTAAGGTGGTTGAATTATTTACGTCCCGATGTTCGTCGTGGAAATATTACTCTTGAAGAACAACTCTTGATTCTTGAACTCCATTCTCGTTGGGGCAATAGGTATATATGTGTAACCTTTTTCTAGCTTTTGATCACAGATTTTTTGTAAAATGAGTTATACGtcctttgtttattttttttacaatatacgAGAGCACAAATATAATTATACGGAGTAATAACTAATTGTGATGATTTTGATATATAGGTGGTCGAAAATAGCACAACACTTGCCAGGAAGAACAGATAACGAGATAAAGAATTACTGGAGAACACGAGTTCAAAAGCATGCAAAACAATTAAAATGTGACGTGAATAGCAAGCAATTTAAGGATACCATGAGGTATCTATGGATGCCACGGCTCGTCGAGAGAATTCAAGcagctgccaccaccaccaccaccaccggtgGCGGATCCAGCTCCTCAACCACCTCGACAACAACAACCAATTCATACCCACTAAACCCAAGCAACAACATGGAGAGCAACAATAATAGTATTGTGACAAGCCAATTAGTATTGCCACAAggcaataataacaataattgtTCATCAAATAATTATGGGAACAATAATACACAAATGATCACTCCAAGCAGCTACACAACTACAGATAATTCTAGCAACACCGCGGTGTCACCTGTCTCTGACTTAACCGAATGTTACTATCCAGCTGCAAATCAAAGCCAGAATCATCAAGACTTCTTTcaacacaataataataataattcgaTTAGTAGCGGATTTAACAACGACACGCTTATTAGCCCCTCGGCTTGTTACTATAATCAAGGTATGGATTTTCAAGGCTATGTAGAGCAAAACAACCACCAATGGAGCAATGGAGGTGATGATTTCTCAGACAACTTGTGGAACGTTGAGGATATTTGGTATCTAAAACAGCAATTCAACATGTGAAAAATTAGAtaaccatataaaaaaaatatatatatatatatatatatatattacatttatgtatacattatatataattattattggcTTATAAAGCTTACCAATACTAGTGAGATACACGTTTCTAATTTGTGATGAAAACAAATTGCAtgctttttaattgtttttttgttttttcgggTGGGGTTAAATTTGTAATTGTACGTGTTAATCTAATACATTTGTTACAGAtgaattttaattagttttattacAGTTTCTTCTTAATTCCTCTTTTCCGTAGGGAGCTAGCTAGCTTATTTATTTGGTTTTAATCAATGTTTTCACaatgtttttttactttttacttttatgtttttatggatagatatatatatagcaaaaatTCATAATCTGTTATGTATATTAATTTGATATCAGTGTAATATTGGATTTTAGACTTTATATGATGTTAGAATAAACAGAACCTGCATGATACTGCTTAtagaatcaaaattaaaaaaacctgACAGGAAACCATGATTGGAGGTGATGAAGGAGGTGTTGTGTCATCATATATAGTGATTAATTACAGAATTTGTTACACTAATCAAGATTAGAGTGGTGGATGTCTccattatatctatatctatatctttttattttatatatataccagatAGTAACCGATCAATATGCCATATTCTAAGCTAATTTCTTATCcaaagtgttttttttatcatatatagcAGCAAATCTAGCAAAACATAGAAATTTATCTTAAGCTTAATTagaaaatgtaattatttaattgaatatGCCCATGTGTTGAATATATGATCTAAAATACAATTAAACTTCATAGAATTTAAGCCGACTTATTCTTGTATACTACTAGCTAGCTTGTATTAGTATCAATTAACTATTAACTAGTTGTTAAATTCTCTATAATAAAGTCATAATGGCATTTTCGGAACCTAGTGCATAGGGAATGAACTTAACAaatgcttttaaaaaaaatgacaagtgaGCCCCATGGTCCATGACCTACATCGagatttctttcttttatttatttttttctttttatgttctaGAAACttttttcattaaatgttttttgttACAAGGTCATAATATTGTTTCATGTTAAAAAGAGGGAATCCACAAGTTGTCACGATACGATTAGTACTTCTcatttagattaaaattaaaattatatccGCACAATGCGACGGCGGTGGAGGTAGGGtgatggtggaggtggtggtggtgacagtggTGGGGGCGGAAGTGGGGACGATGATGTGGGTGACGATGGTTgtgaatataaaagtaattgatgttaaatgtaatattgtagttattttaagtgtttgggatctatactataaattatttcattaaggatattataagtatattagatggagatcttcaaattagtgaataaaggagaatggtatttttggtttttgaaaagtataaagtttaaggggaaaaaaagtGGTTTGTTTTGTTagatatatagtatagataaaatgattataacaataaaaagaaatgtttgataaaattaaggatttatggagtataataataataataataataataataatgataatgataataataataatgataataataataataataatatatgagtACTAATTCATCcaatatacttatatttatttaaagagaTAAACAAttctataataataaatcatattAGATTTTGATGTAAAGAATGCTAACATAATGTTTGTATAATTGTGAACGAGTTTGTTGTTTGAGGATAATCTGCGAATGAAAAATATCAGACATGCATTGTGATATCATTATTGAAATTGGTTATAAATAGTGTCTTTGCCACACAAAAAAATGACTTATTTagcctt includes the following:
- the LOC122608820 gene encoding transcription factor MYB78, translated to MNNNNSNCMEMSGSEDDDQMNMMEDLRRGPWTVEEDFTLINYIAHHGEGRWNSLARCAGLKRTGKSCRLRWLNYLRPDVRRGNITLEEQLLILELHSRWGNRWSKIAQHLPGRTDNEIKNYWRTRVQKHAKQLKCDVNSKQFKDTMRYLWMPRLVERIQAAATTTTTTGGGSSSSTTSTTTTNSYPLNPSNNMESNNNSIVTSQLVLPQGNNNNNCSSNNYGNNNTQMITPSSYTTTDNSSNTAVSPVSDLTECYYPAANQSQNHQDFFQHNNNNNSISSGFNNDTLISPSACYYNQGMDFQGYVEQNNHQWSNGGDDFSDNLWNVEDIWYLKQQFNM